The nucleotide sequence AAGCTCTCTGATTTTAGCTGGATCATTATAAAGATTCTTAAATAATTCATTATCTAATATAAATCCTTCAAGCTTTAAATCTATTACAAATTTATATTTATCATTTTCTCTGTAACATTTAACTTTTCTTTTAGATGTGGCATAAAAATTCATGTATTTTTTCTGATTTTTCTCAAGTGTAATTATTCCTTTCACATTATTTTCCCTCAGTAGATTTATCGTTTTTGACTCTTCCAAATTGGCTTTTCCAATCATTTTATCTCTATTAAACACTGCAAGTCCTGTGGTTTGAATATCTCCATCTTTAAATTCTATATATGGCAAAAGCAAATTTCTTCCTTCTGAGTCTATCCTAACTAAAGCATCCATAATAGTATATTGTTGCGGAAAAAAATTATACTCTTTTAAATTTTTTACCATTCCCTCAATATATTCAGCCTGGTTCTCCTGGCCCTTCATTTTATGCTTCAGCATATCCTTTGCATTACCTTTGCAAACAACACATGTGGCTCTATCATTTAAGTCTGGATCATTTAAGTTTATATCCATAAGAGTTCTTAAACCATATCTACATGCACTATCTCCTAAAAAAAATACTCTATCTAACCCGAATGCAAATCTCTTATCCGATTTCAATTGTCTGCTCTGTCTTGCTTCACCTATAGTCTTACCACTGGATGTAATTATATCGCTTGATGCCTTACCCCCATCTCCAAATGTCTGTATCAGTGTTGAGATAACATATGTTTCAGTTGAGCAATTTGTATCCACATCTACACCAAATGCAATAGGTATTTGCAAATTTTCAATTACCTCACCTTTTGCATTAATAGAACA is from Clostridium fermenticellae and encodes:
- a CDS encoding Ger(x)C family spore germination protein, which translates into the protein MLKKHKILLIIMIILIFVSCSINAKGEVIENLQIPIAFGVDVDTNCSTETYVISTLIQTFGDGGKASSDIITSSGKTIGEARQSRQLKSDKRFAFGLDRVFFLGDSACRYGLRTLMDINLNDPDLNDRATCVVCKGNAKDMLKHKMKGQENQAEYIEGMVKNLKEYNFFPQQYTIMDALVRIDSEGRNLLLPYIEFKDGDIQTTGLAVFNRDKMIGKANLEESKTINLLRENNVKGIITLEKNQKKYMNFYATSKRKVKCYRENDKYKFVIDLKLEGFILDNELFKNLYNDPAKIRELESDIASMAQKICNETIYKIRDKYKTDILELGRVAAAKYGRKKGIDWNNVITNSNIKVNVSVKVNNQGRGDY